The proteins below are encoded in one region of Apostichopus japonicus isolate 1M-3 chromosome 22, ASM3797524v1, whole genome shotgun sequence:
- the LOC139963841 gene encoding probable flavin-containing monoamine oxidase A: MSSSVDVVVIGAGLSGLSAAYTIVKENSSANVVVLEATDNVGGPILSQTLRGANGEDVWDVGAGRIGTKQKEIMGLIQEFGLETYPHYNDGKKFWILTDGKIKKYSGNIPPLPYTSLVDMLRYFNKVDGLQGKVNLKDATATAKAEEWDNMTVEELKTKTLWTKVAKETIDIMTGLFFGGFRCDQLSVMQYLHLIATCGSWNSHIAAEGTGKIDVRIKGGTRKLVDGLVSHIGQDKIITGSKVNSIEHQSNSAVVTTDAGKAYTAKCVIVACIPSANINFNPPLSIPRVLPGSGFGVQFVITYKKSFWREAGSCAEVMNTQGTMEMLQGKDDHPIVTLFDHTSPNDNPALMGIFGANLAMDKSMEERKQIALKFLKEIFETDETQNFLDYKDIAWKPYDRYPPIESLKETKPSEVLSNMLKPEGVVHWAGARTGLAWADCLNGAVEAGQRSAKEVLKTHLK, translated from the exons ATAATGTCGGTGGACCAATCCTGTCACAGACCTTAAGAGGTGCCAATGGAGAGGATGTTTGGGATGTGGGAGCCGGAAGAATTGGAAC GAAGCAGAAAGAGATTATGGGACTTATTCAAGAGTTTGGATTAGAAACGTATCCACATTATAATGATGGAAAGAAATTTTGGATTCTCACAGACGGGAAGATAAAAAAGTACTCGGGAAACATACCTCCTCTTCCGTATACAAGCTTGGTGGACATGCTGAGGTATTTCAATAAG GTGGACGGATTGCAGGGTAAAGTCAACCTAAAGGACGCCACGGCAACGGCCAAAGCTGAAGAGTGGGATAATATGACTGTAGAAGAACTTAAAACAAAGACATTGTGGACAAAag TTGCTAAGGAAACCATAGATATCATGACAGGGTTATTTTTCGGCGGATTTCGCTGTGACCAGTTATCTGTGATGCAGTACCTGCATCTCATCGCTACCTGCGGAAGCTGGAACTCCCACATAGCCGCTGAAGGGACTGGCAAAATAGACGTTAGAATCAAG GGAGGAACTCGAAAGCTGGTTGATGGTCTGGTTAGTCACATCGGACAGGACAAGATCATCACCGGGTCAAAGGTTAACAGCATCGAACATCAAAGTAACAGTGCTGTGGTCACCACAGACGCAGGGAAGGCCTACACTGCAAAGTGTGTCATTGTCGCTTGTATACCATCCg CCAACATTAACTTCAACCCTCCATTATCGATTCCAAGAGTACTGCCTGGCTCAGGGTTTGGTGTGCAGTTTGTAATCACATACAAAAAG TCATTCTGGCGGGAGGCGGGATCCTGCGCTGAAGTGATGAACACTCAAGGTACCATGGAAATGCTACAAGGGAAGGACGACCATCCAATCGTCACCCTCTTTGACCACACGTCGCCCAACGATAACCCAGCCCTGATGGGTATCTTTGGCGCCAACTTAGCCATGGATAAATCT ATGGAGGAGAGGAAACAGATAGCTCTGAAATTCTTGAAGGAGATATTTGAGACAGAtgaaacacagaatttcttggATTACAAAGACATC GCTTGGAAACCTTACGACAGATATCCACCAATTGAGtctttaaaagaaacaaaacctTCAGAAGTTCTTTCAAATATGTTGAAACCAGAAGGAGT TGTTCACTGGGCAGGTGCGAGAACAGGTTTGGCGTGGGCAGACTGTCTAAACGGCGCCGTGGAAGCAGGTCAGAGGTCCGCCAAAGAAGTACTCAAAACACATCTCAAGTAA